In a genomic window of Candidatus Omnitrophota bacterium:
- a CDS encoding M50 family metallopeptidase, translated as MIATVIFILILSLLIIVHEFGHFIAARINGVRVEQFSLGFGPQVFKRKKGDTEYSISLIPLGGYVKMAGDNQAEYKGKPDEYLAKLPGRRFQIIFFGPFLNYILGFLFFWSIFFIGYPTLTTKIGGLIDGYGAKDAGLKVADKITAVDGRKVDVWEDLQRQIQERKSKAQVTLTVLRDNRELTLNVPIKDKVIDDQLGQKRALGIIGISPFDEITEVKHGFLESAYLSFQKTINLTIMTYKGLWMLATGKMSMRDSMTGPLGIFFITSKAAKMGLIAVMHLIAILSVSLAIFNLLPLPILDGGHLFLLGLEKIRKKALGIKAEEIVNNIGFTLIIALALFVTYNDIVRIYGDKAAKLVSK; from the coding sequence ATGATTGCTACGGTTATTTTTATTTTAATTTTAAGCTTGCTCATTATTGTGCATGAATTCGGGCATTTCATTGCGGCCCGTATTAATGGCGTGCGGGTTGAGCAGTTTTCTCTGGGTTTTGGCCCGCAGGTTTTTAAAAGGAAAAAAGGGGATACCGAATACAGCATCAGCCTTATTCCGTTAGGCGGTTACGTTAAGATGGCCGGAGACAACCAGGCAGAATACAAAGGCAAGCCCGATGAGTATCTTGCTAAGCTCCCCGGCAGGAGATTCCAGATTATTTTCTTTGGCCCGTTTTTAAATTATATCCTGGGATTTTTATTTTTTTGGTCCATATTTTTTATCGGTTACCCTACCTTAACTACCAAGATCGGCGGATTAATTGACGGTTACGGAGCAAAAGACGCCGGTTTAAAAGTGGCGGATAAGATTACCGCCGTTGACGGCAGGAAGGTTGATGTCTGGGAGGATTTGCAACGCCAAATCCAGGAAAGAAAATCAAAAGCTCAGGTAACCCTCACTGTCTTGCGGGATAATCGGGAATTGACATTGAATGTCCCGATAAAAGATAAAGTAATCGATGACCAATTGGGGCAGAAGCGCGCTTTGGGGATTATCGGTATTTCTCCTTTTGATGAAATAACTGAAGTTAAGCACGGTTTTCTTGAGTCGGCATATCTTAGTTTTCAGAAAACCATTAATTTGACGATTATGACTTATAAGGGCTTATGGATGCTGGCCACCGGCAAAATGTCGATGCGGGATTCCATGACCGGCCCTCTGGGGATATTTTTCATAACTTCCAAGGCGGCAAAAATGGGCCTTATCGCAGTGATGCATTTGATTGCGATATTAAGTGTCAGCCTGGCCATATTTAATCTTCTGCCGCTACCTATTCTGGACGGCGGCCATCTATTTTTGCTGGGTTTGGAAAAAATAAGGAAAAAGGCATTAGGGATCAAGGCCGAAGAGATAGTTAATAATATCGGTTTTACCCTTATAATTGCCCTGGCGTTATTTGTTACTTACAATGACATCGTGAGGATTTACGGGGACAAGGCCGCTAAATTGGTATCCAAATAA